From Ndongobacter massiliensis:
GAGCGGTGACGATCCGGAGAGAATGCATCCGGCAACCTTTTCAAAACACAAAAAAAGTCTCAGAATCTTCCGAGACTTTTTTGCATCATATGCCAAGCCGGCTTCAGCCTCATTCCGCCTGCAAAATTTTATAGACTGTTGTTCGTGGCTCTCCTAAAGGTAAGGAGGCATCACTCGGATACAGCAATCGCGCAGGATCAAAGCTGATACAAACCTTTTGTCCGTCATACTCTTGTGGACTCGAAAATTCCTGTAGTCCAATGATCTTTACATCGCTGTTTTTTGTCCCCCCAAGCGAAACAAGATCCATATTTCTTGTTTTATCCAAAACAAGAACGGTATACAAGTTATCATCGGAGTAAGAACCTTCTATTCCCTGCAAGTCACACAATTCACCCCCGGATAAGACGCGAATCGTCCCGCTTATGACTATGTTCCCTTGACTTTCTTCTTCTTTTATCTCTGCCTTTATTTTTTCATCACGTCGTTTCTCTTCAATCAGATTGCCAAGTGAATAATCCGGAAAGTTCGAATTTTCTAAACACACGAATTCCGCTCTTGCTGTTTTTCCGTTTTTACGAACAAATTCACAGTAATCATTCGTCCACACAAATTTATTTTTTTTAGGGGAGTATTTTTTTGCATCTCCTACAACAAGCTTTTTGGCTTCTTTTACAACATCTTTCAGAAGAGGAAAAGAAGTGCCCTGATTTTTCTTTTGCATCTCCTCCGTAAACCGCCCCATAATTTCCTTTGCGTAAACATTTTGTGCATAATCCGTATAGCCGGTTGCGAAAGCAGCCCCCTTGTCGATAAATACCTTTAACAGTTCATCATTCGATGCGCTGCAGCAAGCCCCTATATGAACTATACTTCCTTCCAACGCATGATCCGGAATCATTCGGCGTAAAAATTCAGGTGTAATAAAAATTTTATTATAATTCGTAATGCCGATGCGATTTAGTATTTGGTTCCAAATCTTATCACCCTCATCTTGATAAAGACTTGCGAAATCCTTGAGGTCTTTTACCTCGTGAACGGTGCTGTTTGTGATCAAGACAGGCGTTTTATTCTTGCTATCTTTTTGAATTTCTACAGTTGTGCCGTGACCGATCCAGTGAATAATAGAGTATTTGGGCAAATTTTTAAGAAGTTTGAGTGAAAAATCCTCATCCTTATTCTCATCCTCATCCTTCTCTCGATAAATTATGGGTTCATGGAACAAAGGTTCAGACAGGTCATCGAATCCGGCTTCTAAAAGAGGATCATATTTGTCCAGATATTCTCCCTTAAAAGTTAATGGGTAATCGAAGCTCTTAAACTCTTTATAACAAGGCTCAATAGCAATCAACTGAAATTTATCGTTTTGACTATTGCTGAGCAATCCCTCCGTTTTGGGTTGATAAATATAATTTAAACCACTTTTGAAACGGACAAAGACATCAAAAAGATTGTAGCTGACATAATCGATTTTATCTTCTTTCTCCAGGGTCTTCAAAGCATCAAAGCATAACTGATTGCACGCAATCGCTCCCTCTAAGCTGACAGATTCACCATCATTATAATAGGCAGATTCTGCATGGTTTAAAAGTTCACTAAGTTCTTGTGCAACTTTCAAATCCGATTCCGGCGTCATCTCATCGCTGAAATGCAATGTCTGTAAAGACTCTACCAATTCTTGCAACAATACCTCCGTATCCACTTCTTGAGAAGCCACGTAATCTTCCGGGGATTCATGTATGTCGGACATGCGTGACGAGGAGGTCTGACTCATTGGTGTCTGTGAAGAACAAGAACACAAGAAGGAGAGGATAAGCAGGAAAATCGTTGTGCGCTTTATTGTAGATAATATTGTTTTTTTCGTAGACGTTATTTTTCTCATAAGAGCACCCTTTCGTACTTTTATCTACTTGCTTAGAAACCTATATAACAGACGTTTCCGAACACAAAAAAGACCCTATTGATCCTATCAATAATGGGTCTTAGTTTGGAGGCGACACCCGGATTTGAACCGGGGGTAAAGGTGTTGCAGACCTCTGCCTTACCGCTTGGCTATGTCGCCGTTTGGAGCGGCAGACGAGATTCGAACTCGCGACCCTCGCCTTGGCAAGGCGATGCTCTACCCCTGAGCCACTGCCGCTGGTGCCCAGAGTCGGAATCGAACCAACGACACAAGGATTTTCAGTCCTTTGCTCTACCGACTGAGCTATCTGGGCATATTTTCTGCGCCGCGACGGCGAAAGAGAAACTCGTGCCGCATGGCGTCAAAACTGTTGCCCATTTATGATAATGATTTTTTTTAATCTTGTCAAATCAAAAGTTTTGGTCTGTTGTCCTGCGGACCCGTGCTGAAAAGGGAATACATAAAGTCCGTCCACCATGAATCCAATCACGCACACGGCTGAAGCGAGGTTGTTGTCAGGTAGTGTATGGGATATCGCTCCTATTGGTCAATTTTGACAAATAAAACTCTCTTTTTTGCCTTCAAAAGTTCTAACTTGCTCCCTGCAAACGCATGCACAAAGAAGAAATAAGGTGGACTTTTACCGGTAAAATGAAAAAAATCAAAAAAAGTCAGTACGATTTTCAGAAGAGTTTTAAAAAAAAGCCGGTGAAAAAGCAAAAATTTGAAAAATGTCAGAAAAATTTTCTGGCTAAAATCTAAAATATGAAAAAATGTACGTAAAAAAAGGCGACAGCACTGAAAATTCAGCCGGTGAAATTGGAAAACTTGTAAAAATGTACGCTAAAATGGGAAACAAAACTGAAATGGATGCTGGTCAAATTGGAAATCTTGCAAAAATGTACGCTAAAAAGACGGCACTGCCAAAAGCATGCCGACCCGAGTCTCCAATTAACTTCTAATTTTGAATCTCCTTGCTGATAGGTCATCTGAGAAATTTGAAACTTGGAATATCTCTGAAAATCCTTCACTTGCTATCGTTGCCATTGCTGCTTGAGCATTGCCCACAAATTCATCACAGAATCCTTCGCCGTTGCCATAATCACGCCTGCGAAACTTTCCACGTCTAGAATCGGCAATGGGTGGATGCACTGTTTTCTTCCACGTTGTCGGTCGAAAAGTATTGATCTCTCGCACAAAATCGATTTTACATACCTGTCACCCGGATAGAATCCCTCCATGGACCGCACAAAAAGGCGCCCTTTCCACTCGCAGAATTTTACGATCCGGAGCAGATTGGGCGCATTTGAGTCTTTGAAACTCATCCGTTTTTAATTTTTGACCTCATTCTTCCGTTTGATCTTTTTCATCCAATAGCGCTTCCTGAATCAGATACCGCGGACGATGTTTCGCTTCTAGGTATGTTTTTGCGATATAGGTGCCGATGACCCCGATGGAAAGGAGAATCAGTCCGCCGATGGCCCATATGGAAGTGATGAGGGATGCCCAGCCGGCGACGGTATGGCCCCGGAAATACTGTACCACTGAATAAATCAGCATAATCAGACTGACAAGAAATACAACGATGCCCAGGCGCGTAATCCACTGAATCGGCTTGGTTGAGAGCGAAGTGATGCCTTCGAAGGCGAAGGAAATCATCTTGCGCAGCGGGTACTTGCTCTCCCCGGCGACGCGTTCACTGCGGTCGTAATACACGACATCCGAAGGAAAGCCGACGAGAGGGACGAGACCCCGCAAAAAAAGATTGACCTCGGTAAATTCCGCCAATCCGTCGAGTGCACGCCGGGACATCAGACGATAATCTGCGTGATTGTACACCACCTCCGCACCCATATGCCGGATCAGCGAATAAAAGCCCTGCGCACTCCACTTTTTGAAAAAGGAATCCGTTTCCCGCTTTTTGCGTACGCCGTACACGACATCCGCCCCCGCCGCATAGCACTCCAACATCGCATCGATTGCGTGAATATCATCCTGCAGGTCGGCATCCATCGAAATGGCGCAGTCACAATGGGCGCGCGCAGTCATTAGCCCGGCAAGCAACGCATTCTGATGCCCCCGG
This genomic window contains:
- a CDS encoding glycosyltransferase family 2 protein, whose amino-acid sequence is MTPTVWLVIPCYEEEEALPVTRPVIEKKWETLMTQGHIAKDSRILLVNDGSKDRTWECIQRFHRENPLFLGINLSRNRGHQNALLAGLMTARAHCDCAISMDADLQDDIHAIDAMLECYAAGADVVYGVRKKRETDSFFKKWSAQGFYSLIRHMGAEVVYNHADYRLMSRRALDGLAEFTEVNLFLRGLVPLVGFPSDVVYYDRSERVAGESKYPLRKMISFAFEGITSLSTKPIQWITRLGIVVFLVSLIMLIYSVVQYFRGHTVAGWASLITSIWAIGGLILLSIGVIGTYIAKTYLEAKHRPRYLIQEALLDEKDQTEE